A genomic segment from Candidatus Methylomirabilota bacterium encodes:
- a CDS encoding PIN domain-containing protein, with protein MFLPDTSCMVAAMCSWHTHHDPARAEIERRLHDAETLLVAAPALVETYSVLTRLPPPHRLSAADALTLLEANFMSPGKIVALEAKSYRTLLRKAPRQGIAGGRTYDAIIAECARRAKATTLLTFNISHFMPFAGTGLEIVVPGQR; from the coding sequence TTGTTTCTCCCCGATACGAGCTGCATGGTGGCTGCCATGTGCTCGTGGCACACCCACCACGACCCTGCGAGAGCAGAAATCGAGCGCCGCCTGCATGACGCCGAAACGCTGCTCGTGGCAGCTCCCGCCTTGGTCGAGACGTATTCGGTACTCACGCGGCTACCACCACCACACCGGCTGTCCGCGGCCGATGCCCTCACGCTCCTGGAAGCGAACTTCATGAGCCCGGGAAAGATTGTCGCGCTCGAGGCGAAATCTTATCGGACCCTCCTGCGCAAGGCGCCCCGGCAGGGGATCGCTGGCGGCCGGACCTACGACGCGATCATCGCCGAGTGCGCCAGGCGAGCGAAGGCTACAACACTCCTCACGTTCAACATCAGCCACTTCATGCCCTTTGCCGGAACGGGGCTCGAAATTGTCGTGCCCGGCCAGCGATGA
- a CDS encoding AbrB/MazE/SpoVT family DNA-binding domain-containing protein has protein sequence MKTTIDPAGRLVIPKQIRQEAGLRPGMPLDVRWRAGRIEIEPAPLPVKLVRKGRLLVAVPDKDVTGLSADTVERTRQTLRRERSPRA, from the coding sequence ATGAAAACTACCATCGATCCGGCCGGGCGTCTCGTCATCCCCAAGCAGATCCGGCAAGAAGCGGGCCTACGACCCGGCATGCCCCTCGATGTGCGGTGGCGGGCCGGCCGGATCGAGATCGAGCCGGCTCCCCTGCCAGTGAAGCTCGTGCGCAAGGGACGGCTGCTGGTCGCGGTCCCGGACAAGGACGTGACGGGACTGTCCGCAGACACGGTCGAGCGGACTCGCCAAACCCTGAGGCGCGAGCGCAGTCCGCGCGCCTGA